Proteins from a genomic interval of Anatilimnocola floriformis:
- a CDS encoding YiiX/YebB-like N1pC/P60 family cysteine hydrolase: protein MNEMIRRSHGGRNSRRELLWSAIVLVVFVVVAGTIWGFTFGPALWALASYQPQEGDVIFQSLPRSPLVNAIEGGTRSPLSHCGIVARENGRWVVYEAYAPVGPTPLGDFVARGRDRAFLVKRLKADEQPHVPKMLASVRSLRGRPYDIRYRLDDDRAAIYCSELIYLAYQDATDGEQLGQLIALGELKWNPYEKLIERIEKAPPPLDRQMITPRDLSRAEQLETVFSYGY, encoded by the coding sequence ATGAACGAGATGATTCGACGATCGCACGGTGGGCGGAATAGCCGGCGGGAGTTGCTCTGGTCGGCGATCGTGCTGGTTGTGTTTGTGGTCGTCGCCGGAACGATTTGGGGATTCACGTTCGGGCCGGCGCTGTGGGCTTTAGCGAGCTACCAGCCGCAGGAAGGGGACGTCATTTTTCAATCGCTGCCGCGTTCGCCGCTGGTGAACGCGATTGAGGGTGGCACGCGGTCGCCGTTGTCGCATTGCGGAATTGTTGCGCGGGAGAACGGCCGGTGGGTAGTGTATGAAGCATACGCACCGGTGGGGCCGACGCCCTTGGGCGATTTCGTCGCGCGGGGGCGCGATCGAGCATTTCTCGTCAAGCGTTTGAAGGCTGATGAGCAACCTCACGTGCCGAAAATGCTCGCCAGTGTGCGCTCACTGCGCGGCCGGCCATATGACATCCGTTATCGACTCGATGACGACCGAGCGGCCATTTATTGTTCGGAGCTGATTTACCTGGCGTATCAGGATGCGACCGACGGAGAACAGTTAGGCCAGCTCATCGCGCTGGGTGAGTTGAAATGGAATCCCTATGAAAAACTGATCGAACGAATCGAGAAAGCGCCACCGCCGCTCGATCGGCAGATGATCACGCCGCGCGATCTATCGCGGGCGGAGCAGTTGGAGACTGTGTTCTCATACGGTTACTAA